In a single window of the Candidatus Methylomirabilota bacterium genome:
- a CDS encoding antitoxin gives MQTKLTLRLKDHLIRRAKAYASEAGKSVSQLVADYFALLDQTAATGEDTLPPLTRSLYGALAPSRLDEADYYTYLKEKHR, from the coding sequence ATGCAGACAAAGCTGACACTTCGTCTCAAGGACCATTTGATTCGACGCGCCAAGGCGTACGCCAGCGAGGCCGGGAAGTCGGTCTCGCAACTTGTCGCGGATTATTTCGCGCTGCTGGATCAGACCGCCGCCACCGGTGAAGACACGCTGCCCCCGCTGACCCGGTCGCTTTATGGGGCGCTCGCCCCAAGCCGGCTCGATGAAGCAGACTATTACACTTACCTCAAAGAAAAGCATCGATGA
- a CDS encoding PIN domain nuclease: MKVLFDTNVILDVLLKREPHAPTAVRLFATVEYGMLTGLIPASVVPTLYYLAHKIVGNRQARVHLRNILKLFEVAPVNRAVLEDAFQMHFPDYGDAVIHEAARHAGADGIVTRNGQDFKYATLRVYAPDELIRILRTLP, encoded by the coding sequence ATGAAGGTGCTTTTTGATACCAATGTCATCCTGGACGTCCTCCTCAAGCGAGAGCCGCACGCTCCGACCGCTGTTCGGTTGTTCGCGACGGTGGAGTATGGGATGCTGACTGGCCTGATCCCCGCATCTGTGGTCCCCACCCTCTACTATCTGGCTCACAAGATTGTCGGAAACCGTCAAGCCCGAGTGCATCTTCGGAATATTTTGAAGTTGTTTGAAGTAGCTCCGGTAAATCGCGCCGTCCTGGAGGACGCCTTCCAAATGCACTTTCCGGATTATGGGGATGCGGTCATTCATGAAGCCGCTCGGCACGCGGGGGCCGATGGCATCGTGACGCGCAATGGACAGGACTTTAAGTACGCGACGCTCCGCGTGTATGCCCCTGATGAACTGATTCGGATCTTACGGACACTGCCGTAA
- a CDS encoding zinc-binding protein, with product MAFQDRSLTCVDCGQQFTFTAGEQEFYAQKGFMNEPKRCKSCKSVRKGVGGHGGPRQEYEVVCSNCGQQTSVPFKPILDKPVFCKPCFVAKRSGTGRGM from the coding sequence ATGGCATTCCAGGATAGGTCACTGACATGTGTTGATTGTGGGCAGCAGTTTACCTTCACCGCAGGCGAGCAGGAGTTCTATGCGCAGAAAGGGTTCATGAATGAGCCGAAACGGTGCAAGAGCTGCAAGTCGGTCCGCAAAGGGGTAGGCGGCCATGGAGGCCCCCGCCAGGAGTATGAGGTGGTCTGCTCGAACTGCGGCCAGCAGACCTCCGTTCCGTTCAAGCCGATCCTCGACAAACCGGTCTTCTGCAAGCCCTGCTTCGTGGCCAAGCGATCCGGAACTGGGAGAGGTATGTAA
- a CDS encoding acetoin utilization protein AcuC — translation MGAESERLPYPIDLRQGCRTPRRSSALTMSAGLGTAFIYSPRFLDFDYGPGHPLRNERLGLTYDLIRACELLSLPSIRTVEPEPATDDELLVFLRPGYLEVLKAADVGRATAEAYQYGLGTPDNPILPGIFRWSALVAGASLHAMRMVESGEVKTAFNISGGLHHAGPGRASGFCYINDAALVVADLCRRGHRVAYVDIDAHHGDGVQGAFYGTDQVLTLSIHESGATLFPGTGFAGELGEGKGEGYSVNIPLPSSADDEIFLWCFDEVIPPVVDAFRPDILVTQLGIDAHRTDPLSHIGISLGAFVRVVRRLKDCCGRWIALGGGGYDLRNVARAWTAAWAIMNECELPALLPKSFLARHQAIEWNGTAFVDTPAIIKGKAKARAWEEVRESVAYLKRSVFSRHDR, via the coding sequence ATGGGGGCGGAGTCTGAGAGACTCCCGTATCCGATAGACCTCCGTCAAGGATGTAGGACGCCGAGACGCAGCTCGGCATTGACCATGTCTGCAGGATTGGGGACGGCATTTATTTATAGCCCGCGGTTCCTTGACTTCGACTACGGACCGGGGCATCCCTTGCGCAACGAGCGACTTGGGCTTACCTATGATCTGATCCGCGCCTGCGAGTTGCTGTCCCTGCCTTCAATCCGCACCGTCGAACCTGAACCCGCGACCGACGACGAACTCCTGGTGTTTCTGAGGCCCGGCTACTTAGAGGTGCTCAAGGCAGCCGATGTGGGTCGCGCGACCGCCGAGGCGTATCAGTACGGCCTCGGTACCCCGGATAACCCGATTCTGCCGGGCATCTTCCGATGGTCTGCGCTGGTCGCCGGCGCGTCGCTTCATGCCATGCGGATGGTGGAATCCGGTGAGGTCAAGACCGCGTTCAACATCTCCGGAGGCCTGCACCACGCCGGTCCCGGAAGGGCGTCCGGATTCTGCTATATCAATGATGCGGCGCTGGTCGTCGCCGATCTCTGTCGGCGCGGACATCGGGTGGCCTATGTGGACATCGATGCGCACCACGGCGACGGCGTCCAGGGAGCATTCTACGGTACCGATCAAGTGCTGACACTATCAATCCATGAGAGCGGCGCTACCCTGTTTCCAGGCACCGGGTTCGCCGGCGAACTCGGTGAAGGGAAGGGGGAGGGGTACTCCGTCAACATTCCGCTCCCATCTTCGGCCGATGATGAGATCTTTCTCTGGTGTTTCGATGAGGTTATCCCCCCGGTTGTCGATGCCTTCCGACCCGATATCCTGGTGACGCAGCTTGGTATCGACGCCCATCGAACCGATCCCCTCTCCCATATCGGGATCAGTCTTGGGGCGTTTGTCCGGGTCGTCAGACGCCTGAAGGATTGCTGTGGCCGATGGATCGCGCTTGGCGGGGGCGGGTATGACCTGAGAAATGTCGCGCGCGCCTGGACGGCAGCCTGGGCCATTATGAATGAGTGTGAGCTACCGGCCTTACTGCCGAAATCGTTTCTGGCTCGACATCAGGCAATCGAGTGGAACGGCACGGCCTTTGTGGATACCCCGGCAATCATTAAGGGGAAGGCCAAGGCGCGCGCCTGGGAAGAGGTGCGGGAGTCGGTAGCGTATCTCAAGCGGTCGGTATTTTCGCGGCACGATCGCTGA
- the moaC gene encoding cyclic pyranopterin monophosphate synthase MoaC produces MKRLTHVDRRGQARMVDISEKDETRREAVARGTVTMQPETLRLIAKGRVSKGDVLAAARLAGLMAAKRVPDLIPLCHPLLLSSAEVEFTPVETAGRLDIESRIKVTGRTGAEMEALMAVAMAALTVYDMCKAVDKEMVIGAIRLVGKTGGKSGVYHRPGENGGGV; encoded by the coding sequence ATGAAACGGCTGACTCACGTCGACCGACGCGGCCAAGCCCGTATGGTCGATATCAGTGAGAAAGATGAAACCAGGCGAGAGGCTGTGGCCAGGGGCACCGTCACCATGCAGCCCGAGACCCTTCGTCTGATTGCGAAGGGGAGGGTCTCAAAGGGCGATGTCCTGGCCGCTGCCAGGCTCGCCGGGCTGATGGCGGCAAAACGCGTACCCGACCTCATTCCCCTCTGTCATCCCCTCCTGCTTTCCAGTGCTGAAGTAGAGTTTACACCCGTCGAGACGGCGGGGCGCCTGGACATCGAATCACGAATCAAGGTCACCGGGCGAACCGGGGCAGAAATGGAGGCCCTGATGGCCGTGGCGATGGCGGCCTTGACCGTCTATGACATGTGCAAGGCGGTAGACAAGGAGATGGTCATCGGCGCCATCCGGCTGGTCGGAAAGACGGGGGGAAAGAGCGGAGTCTATCATCGACCTGGTGAAAATGGGGGCGGAGTCTGA
- a CDS encoding DUF465 domain-containing protein — MEETEAQLFARLREENPEFQRLAEKHREFDLKISELDRIYYLTSEQERKRKELQKLKLTIKDQMHAIMRQYRRNHTPATSQK, encoded by the coding sequence ATGGAAGAAACGGAAGCACAACTCTTTGCTCGCCTCAGGGAGGAGAATCCGGAGTTTCAGCGACTGGCCGAGAAGCACCGAGAATTCGATCTGAAGATCAGTGAGTTGGACCGGATCTATTACCTGACAAGCGAGCAGGAGCGCAAGCGGAAGGAGCTGCAGAAGCTGAAGTTGACCATCAAAGATCAGATGCACGCGATTATGCGTCAGTATCGACGCAACCACACACCGGCCACGTCTCAAAAATGA